Proteins encoded in a region of the Prunus persica cultivar Lovell chromosome G4, Prunus_persica_NCBIv2, whole genome shotgun sequence genome:
- the LOC18780778 gene encoding protein trichome birefringence-like 42: protein MALWFQLLALVVSLVLPMAPEQVQGDPFFYAAEKSGLNPSSTGCDFFQGSWVVDSLYPLYNASSCPFIGFNCLNNGRPDKQYLKYRWKPTGCDLPRFNGQDFLERNRGKKIMFVGDSLSNNMWQSLTCMLHVAVPNSKYNLTQKGLLSTFYLEEYQVSIMFLKNGFLVDLAYEKIGKVLKLNSISTGNQWKGVDTLIFNTFHWWNHSGRYQTWDYFQVGDKIVKEMDHMEAYKIALTTWAKWVDSNIDFSKTKVFFQGVAAVHLDGKEWKDPKANGCIGQTQPVLGPTYPGPSHPGEAIVKSVLSIIENPVYLLDITLLTQLRKDGHPSIYAGQGPKFVDCSHWCLPGAPDTWNELLYAALL, encoded by the exons ATGGCATTGTGGTTTCAGCTTCTTGCTCTGGTTGTCTCTTTGGTTCTGCCAATGGCACCCGAACAAGTGCAGGGAGATCCATTTTTTTATGCTGCAGAAAAATCTGGCCTGAATCCATCCTCAACTGGTTGTGATTTTTTTCAAGGGAGTTGGGTTGTTGATAGTTTGTACCCTCTTTACAATGCATCAAGCTGCCCCTTCATTGGTTTCAATTGCCTCAACAATGGCAGACCTGATAAACAGTACCTCAAATATAGGTGGAAGCCCACTGGTTGTGACCTTCCAAG ATTCAATGGTCAGGATTTCTTGGAGAGAAACAGAGGCAAAAAGATCATGTTTGTGGGGGACTCACTAAGCAACAATATGTGGCAGTCACTGACATGCATGTTACATGTTGCGGTCCCAAACTCTAAATACAACTTAACCCAGAAAGGGCTGCTCTCCACATTTTACCTTGAG GAATATCAAGTGTCAATTATGTTTCTGAAAAATGGATTCTTAGTGGACTTGGCTTATGAGAAAATAGGCAAAGTCCTAAAACTGAACTCCATCTCCACTGGCAACCAATGGAAAGGAGTAGACACGTTGATCTTCAACACATTTCACTGGTGGAATCACAGTGGGCGCTATCAAAC atggGACTACTTTCAAGTCGGGGACAAGATAGTGAAAGAAATGGATCATATGGAGGCCTACAAGATTGCATTAACAACTTGGGCTAAATGGGTTGATTCCAACATTGATTTTTCAAAGACCAAAGTCTTTTTCCAAGGAGTTGCTGCAGTTCATCTTGA TGGAAAGGAATGGAAGGACCCAAAAGCAAATGGGTGCATAGGGCAAACCCAACCAGTTCTAGGGCCAACTTATCCAGGCCCAAGCCATCCAGGAGAAGCTATTGTAAAAAGTGTCTTGAGCATCATTGAAAATCCTGTGTACTTACTGGACATTACTTTGCTCACCCAGCTGAGAAAAGATGGCCACCCCTCCATTTATGCAGgccaaggtcccaaatttgtTGACTGTAGCCATTGGTGTCTTCCTGGTGCTCCTGATACTTGGAATGAACTTCTATATGCAGCTTTGCTCTAG
- the LOC18779816 gene encoding berberine bridge enzyme-like 1, whose amino-acid sequence MSWIDFVLWWANFDNGTKPETLLNRNPNYANFLKRKSDYVQTPISKDGLEWLWKKMIELGKIGLVFNPYGGKMSQIPASEMPFPHRAGNLFKIQYSVNWEDAGEDSEKNYLTQSRRLYSYMTPFVSKNPRSAFLNYRDLDIGVNTFGDNSYEEGKIYGLKYFNDNFDRLLKVKTAVDPENFFRNKQSIPTLPSKA is encoded by the coding sequence ATGAGTTGGATTGACTTTGTGCTTTGGTGGGCTAATTTTGATAATGGGACTAAACCTGAAACGTTGCTCAATAGAAATCCCAATTATGCAAATTTCCTGAAAAGGAAGTCTGATTATGTTCAAACCCCAATCTCCAAAGATGGGTTGGAGTGGTTATGGAAGAAGATGATTGAGCTTGGCAAAATAGGGTTGGTGTTCAATCCATATGgtgggaaaatgagccaaatTCCGGCCTCTGAGATGCCTTTTCCACACCGTGCAGGGAACTTGTTCAAAATTCAGTACTCAGTGAATTGGGAAGATGCAGGAGAGGATTCAGAGAAGAATTATCTCACACAAAGCAGGAGGCTTTACAGTTACATGACCCCATTTGTGTCCAAGAACCCAAGAAGTGCTTTCTTGAATTACAGGGACCTTGACATTGGTGTCAATACATTTGGTGACAATAGCTATGAAGAAGGGAAGATTTATGGATTGAAGTACTTCAATGACAACTTTGATAGGTTGCTGAAGGTGAAGACTGCTGTTGATCCAGAAAATTTCTTCAGGAACAAGCAGAGTATCCCTACTCTTCCAAGTAAGGCATAG
- the LOC18778673 gene encoding probable protein phosphatase 2C 55, which produces MMIANTKPAFGGYGYGYGYGGCQEFITTTRHDKLGRKRKLNNPDLLQELGQNRRNIHNEKTTMVCGSCYLPKDNPNKPLGEDAHFMCQDSQIIGVADGVGGWAKIGVDAGEYARGLMNNAKKMAAANTTATVDPRKVLSQAYANNAGLQGSSTACILSLDKERGVLHAVNVGDSGFMVFRDSKCWFKSPPQQRMFNCPYQLGNHVGGDCPEAALEFVVEAIVPGDIIVLGTDGLLDNIFASEIEDVLVAYRGSGRDCDELASAIANLALFNSMDKYSVSPFQMEAEKAGLKHAGGKIDDITVVVAQIVASSTSFTTPASLELAAANRELSTWMNSCECRARTIATLALFNFEDKDKVTPFQMAAEKAEVEHVGGKIDGITVVVAIVAASST; this is translated from the exons ATGATGATCGCCAACACCAAGCCTGCATTCGGTGGTTATGGCTATGGCTATGGCTATGGAGGCTGTCAAGAATTTATAACAACAACAAGACATGATAAATTGGGTAGAAAAAGGAAGTTGAATAACCCTGATCTACTTCAAGAATTAGGGCAGAATCGGAGGAACATTCATAATGAGAAGACGACGATGGTTTGTGGGTCGTGCTATCTGCCCAAAGACAACCCAAACAAGCCTCTAGGCGAAGACGCCCATTTCATGTGCCAAGACTCCCAGATCATCGGCGTGGCGGACGGCGTCGGCGGTTGGGCCAAGATAGGCGTCGACGCGGGCGAGTACGCTAGGGGACTCATGAACAACGCCAAAAAAATGGCAGCCGCCAATACCACAGCCACAGTCGATCCAAGAAAGGTGTTGAGCCAAGCCTACGCGAACAACGCCGGACTACAAGGCTCGTCAACGGCTTGCATCCTTAGCTTGGACAAAGAGCGTGGGGTCCTGCACGCCGTGAATGTCGGGGACAGCGGGTTCATGGTGTTCAGGGACAGCAAGTGTTGGTTCAAGTCTCCACCTCAGCAGCGCATGTTTAATTGTCCGTACCAATTGGGGAACCACGTGGGCGGCGACTGTCCTGAGGCGGCTCTGGAGTTTGTGGTGGAGGCAATAGTCCCGGGGGACATCATAGTGCTCGGGACAGACGGGTTGCTGGACAACATATTTGCGAGTGAGATTGAGGATGTTCTTGTGGCTTATAGAGGCAGCGGTCGGGATTGTGACGAGTTGGCTTCCGCGATAGCCAACCTAGCGCTGTTTAACTCGATGGACAAATACAGCGTTAGCCCTTTTCAGATGGAGGCTGAGAAGGCGGGACTGAAGCACGCGGGAGGCAAGATCGACGACATCACTGTTGTTGTGGCCCAAATTGTGGCTTCTAGTACCTCCTTCACTACACCAGCTAGCTTAG AGCTTGCTGCTGCTAATCGAGAACTTTCCACGTGGATGAACTCCTGCGAATG CCGCGCACGGACCATAGCCACCTTGGCTCTGTTTAACTTCGAGGACAAGGACAAGGTTACcccttttcaaatggctgCTGAGAAGGCCGAAGTTGAGCACGTCGGAGGCAAGATCGACGGCATCACTGTTGTCGTCGCCATTGTTGCAGCTTCTAGTACCTAG
- the LOC18780933 gene encoding protein trichome birefringence-like 41 isoform X3, with amino-acid sequence MGKMLHGFGLVAYALLLVLCLHEDQLHCYAKVLATSCDLFHGSWVLDKSYPLYDTSSCPFIEKEFDCQNNGRPDDRYLKYRWKPDACALPRFNGRDLLKRLKGKKILFVGDSLSLNQWQSLTCMLHAAVPQPNYALTRKADISAFSWPDYDVSIMLSRNAFLVDLVDTKEGRVLKLDSIENGNTWKGYDMLIFNTWHWWLHKGSKQPWDYIEVRGKIVKDMDRLDAFKEGLTTWSKWVDSNVDAANTKVFFQGISPTHYIGKEWDESESATCKGQNQPVSGSKYPGGSPAAATVVNQVLTAMSSPVTLLDITLLSELRKDGHPSAYGLGGDKGNDCSHWCLAGVPDTWNELFYASLVATG; translated from the exons ATGGGGAAAATGTTGCATGGCTTTGGCTTAGTTGCTTATGCTCTTCTGCTAGTTCTATGCCTTCATGAAGACCAATTACATTGCTATGCAAAAGTACTTGCGACCAGCTGTGACTTGTTTCATGGGAGTTGGGTTCTTGATAAAAGCTATCCACTCTACGACACCTCCAGCTGCCCTTTCATTGAGAAAGAGTTTGACTGCCAAAACAATGGACGGCCAGACGATCGGTATCTCAAATATAGATGGAAGCCTGACGCTTGTGCATTGCCAAG ATTCAATGGTCGGGACCTGTTGAAGAGGTTAAAGGGGAAGAAGATACTATTCGTAGGGGACTCTCTAAGCCTCAACCAATGGCAATCACTAACATGCATGTTGCATGCTGCAGTGCCCCAACCCAACTATGCCTTAACAAGGAAAGCCGACATCTCTGCGTTTTCTTGGCCC GATTATGATGTTTCAATTATGTTATCTCGCAATGCATTTCTGGTGGACCTAGTGGATACAAAGGAAGGCAGGGTTCTAAAGCTGGACTCTATTGAAAACGGCAACACATGGAAAGGATACGATATGCTTATCTTCAATACTTGGCATTGGTGGCTCCACAAAGGAAGCAAACAACC ATGGGACTACATAGAAGTAAGAGGTAAGATAGTGAAGGATATGGATCGTTTGGATGCTTTTAAAGAGGGATTAACTACTTGGTCTAAGTGGGTGGACTCTAATGTTGATGCTGCCAACACCAAAGTTTTCtttcaaggcatttctccaaCCCATTACAT AGGAAAAGAATGGGACGAGTCAGAGTCAGCAACTTGCAAAGGACAAAATCAACCCGTAAGTGGTTCAAAATACCCAGGAGGATcaccagcagcagcaactGTGGTCAACCAAGTGTTGACCGCCATGTCATCCCCAGTAACTTTGCTGGACATAACATTGCTATCGGAACTGAGGAAAGATGGGCACCCATCTGCATATGGTTTGGGTGGGGATAAAGGAAACGATTGCAGTCACTGGTGCCTTGCTGGTGTCCCTGACACCTGGAATGAGCTTTTTTATGCCAGTCTTGTGGCTACTGGCTGA